The following coding sequences lie in one Cucurbita pepo subsp. pepo cultivar mu-cu-16 chromosome LG13, ASM280686v2, whole genome shotgun sequence genomic window:
- the LOC111808249 gene encoding receptor-like cytoplasmic kinase 176 isoform X1 translates to MGSCLSARIKAESPLHNGLSSKDSRDDKGNSISKSSSVSTPRTPRTEGEILQSSNLKNFPYNELKTATRNFRPDSVLGEGGFGSVFKGWIDEQSFAATKPGTGLVIAVKRLNQEGFQGHREWLTEIDYLGQLHHPNLVRLIGFCLEDEHRLLVYEFMPRGSLENHLFRRSSRFQPLSWSLRMKVALGAAKGLAFLHSDEAKVIYRDFKSSNILLDSSYNAKLSDFGLAKDGPTGDKSYVSTRVMGTFGYAAPEYMITGHLTSKSDVYSFGVVLLEILSGRRAIDKNRPSGEHNLVEWAKPYLASKRRILRILDARIEGQYSTGGALKAAKLAIQCISTEPKLRPNMNVVVKALEQIQDSSETNGSRGGPVSKPLKNSSQGRGSTNNKAVSYPRPSASVLNL, encoded by the exons ATGGGGTCCTGCCTCAGTGCTAGGATCAAAGCTGAGAGCCCTCTTCACAATG GCCTGAGCTCCAAGGATTCAAGAGATGATAAAGGTAATTCAATCAGCAAGTCTTCATCGGTCTCGACCCCGCGGACTCCACGAACAGAGGGCGAGATCTTGCAGTCCTCCAACTTGAAAAACTTCCCCTACAATGAGCTTAAAACCGCCACTCGAAACTTCAGGCCTGATAGTGTGTTGGGTGAGGGTGGTTTTGGTTCTGTCTTTAAAGGGTGGATTGATGAGCAGTCCTTTGCAGCTACCAAGCCCGGGACTGGCTTGGTCATTGCAGTGAAAAGGCTCAACCAAGAAGGCTTTCAGGGTCACAGAGAATGGCTG ACAGAAATAGATTACCTTGGTCAGCTGCATCATCCTAATCTTGTGAGATTGATTGGCTTTTGTTTAGAGGACGAGCATCGACTTCTCGTTTACGAGTTTATGCCTCGAGGCAGCTTGGAAAACCATCTATTTAGGA GGAGTTCTCGGTTTCAACCTCTATCATGGAGCCTGAGAATGAAAGTTGCCCTTGGTGCAGCTAAAGGACTAGCTTTTCTACATAGCGACGAAGCGAAAGTAATATACCGAGACTTCAAAAGCTCGAATATCCTGCTCGACTCA AGCTATAATGCAAAACTCTCTGATTTTGGATTAGCCAAGGATGGTCCTACAGGTGATAAAAGCTATGTTTCCACGAGAGTTATGGGAACATTTGGCTATGCTGCTCCTGAATATATGATCACAG GTCATCTCACTTCGAAGAGCGATGTTTATAGTTTTGGAGTTGTTCTTCTTGAGATCCTATCGGGGAGACGGGCTATAGACAAAAACCGACCATCTGGAGAACATAATCTTGTGGAATGGGCGAAACCTTACCTCGCTAGCAAACGAAGAATTCTTCGAATATTGGATGCACGTATCGAAGGCCAGTATTCGACAGGAGGAGCACTGAAAGCAGCTAAACTTGCCATTCAATGCATATCAACTGAACCCAAGTTAAGGCCAAACATGAATGTGGTGGTGAAAGCATTGGAGCAAATTCAGGATTCCAGTGAAACAAATGGATCAAGGGGTGGCCCTGTAAGCAAACCCCTAAAGAACTCCAGTCAAGGCCGTGGCTCCACAAATAACAAAGCTGTTTCTTATCCTAGACCATCAGCTTCAGTACTAAATCTTTAG
- the LOC111808249 gene encoding receptor-like cytoplasmic kinase 176 isoform X2 has translation MVIYNASYTGLSSKDSRDDKGNSISKSSSVSTPRTPRTEGEILQSSNLKNFPYNELKTATRNFRPDSVLGEGGFGSVFKGWIDEQSFAATKPGTGLVIAVKRLNQEGFQGHREWLTEIDYLGQLHHPNLVRLIGFCLEDEHRLLVYEFMPRGSLENHLFRRSSRFQPLSWSLRMKVALGAAKGLAFLHSDEAKVIYRDFKSSNILLDSSYNAKLSDFGLAKDGPTGDKSYVSTRVMGTFGYAAPEYMITGHLTSKSDVYSFGVVLLEILSGRRAIDKNRPSGEHNLVEWAKPYLASKRRILRILDARIEGQYSTGGALKAAKLAIQCISTEPKLRPNMNVVVKALEQIQDSSETNGSRGGPVSKPLKNSSQGRGSTNNKAVSYPRPSASVLNL, from the exons ATGGTTATATATAATGCCTCCTACACAGGCCTGAGCTCCAAGGATTCAAGAGATGATAAAGGTAATTCAATCAGCAAGTCTTCATCGGTCTCGACCCCGCGGACTCCACGAACAGAGGGCGAGATCTTGCAGTCCTCCAACTTGAAAAACTTCCCCTACAATGAGCTTAAAACCGCCACTCGAAACTTCAGGCCTGATAGTGTGTTGGGTGAGGGTGGTTTTGGTTCTGTCTTTAAAGGGTGGATTGATGAGCAGTCCTTTGCAGCTACCAAGCCCGGGACTGGCTTGGTCATTGCAGTGAAAAGGCTCAACCAAGAAGGCTTTCAGGGTCACAGAGAATGGCTG ACAGAAATAGATTACCTTGGTCAGCTGCATCATCCTAATCTTGTGAGATTGATTGGCTTTTGTTTAGAGGACGAGCATCGACTTCTCGTTTACGAGTTTATGCCTCGAGGCAGCTTGGAAAACCATCTATTTAGGA GGAGTTCTCGGTTTCAACCTCTATCATGGAGCCTGAGAATGAAAGTTGCCCTTGGTGCAGCTAAAGGACTAGCTTTTCTACATAGCGACGAAGCGAAAGTAATATACCGAGACTTCAAAAGCTCGAATATCCTGCTCGACTCA AGCTATAATGCAAAACTCTCTGATTTTGGATTAGCCAAGGATGGTCCTACAGGTGATAAAAGCTATGTTTCCACGAGAGTTATGGGAACATTTGGCTATGCTGCTCCTGAATATATGATCACAG GTCATCTCACTTCGAAGAGCGATGTTTATAGTTTTGGAGTTGTTCTTCTTGAGATCCTATCGGGGAGACGGGCTATAGACAAAAACCGACCATCTGGAGAACATAATCTTGTGGAATGGGCGAAACCTTACCTCGCTAGCAAACGAAGAATTCTTCGAATATTGGATGCACGTATCGAAGGCCAGTATTCGACAGGAGGAGCACTGAAAGCAGCTAAACTTGCCATTCAATGCATATCAACTGAACCCAAGTTAAGGCCAAACATGAATGTGGTGGTGAAAGCATTGGAGCAAATTCAGGATTCCAGTGAAACAAATGGATCAAGGGGTGGCCCTGTAAGCAAACCCCTAAAGAACTCCAGTCAAGGCCGTGGCTCCACAAATAACAAAGCTGTTTCTTATCCTAGACCATCAGCTTCAGTACTAAATCTTTAG